A genomic region of Methanothermobacter thermautotrophicus str. Delta H contains the following coding sequences:
- a CDS encoding NAD(P)/FAD-dependent oxidoreductase — MKYDVVVIGGRVAGSTAAYHAARLGLSVLLLERNPEIGTPVQCAGGVSDSFFKSTGLKPLPEFTCTRIRAAAVNGPLGARIVTENPVVRGYILERKSLDKYLALRAAEAGADVLTMSIAGDLIFREGSVSGVVFRGPDGVQEVECGMVIAADGVQSSIARKAGLETGFRPADLCSCVQYEVAGVDVDPETMEFYFGSRFAPSGYLWVFPKGEGRANVGLGIRRKSCSERGPLSYLNRFMEERGFKRIEFNAGAVPVCGPIERTFTDGLLVVGDAAGQVDPLTGGGIHLAAECAKIAGEVAAEAIESGRVDGRFLSRYEMRWRKKIGKNLERSLKFRKILDGLGDEELDALLRSLEGKDLSSISKISLLRILKDYPSMLRILRDIL; from the coding sequence ATGAAATATGATGTGGTGGTTATTGGTGGACGTGTAGCCGGTTCAACAGCGGCCTATCACGCTGCAAGGCTGGGCCTCAGTGTTCTGTTACTGGAGCGTAACCCTGAAATCGGGACCCCTGTGCAGTGTGCAGGCGGAGTGAGTGACAGTTTCTTCAAATCAACAGGTTTAAAACCGCTTCCTGAGTTCACATGCACAAGGATCCGGGCAGCCGCGGTGAACGGACCCCTCGGTGCCAGGATTGTGACAGAAAATCCTGTTGTGAGGGGATATATCCTCGAAAGAAAGTCCTTAGACAAGTACCTTGCACTGAGGGCCGCTGAAGCCGGCGCCGATGTACTCACAATGTCCATCGCAGGGGACCTAATATTCAGGGAGGGATCAGTCAGTGGTGTGGTGTTCAGGGGGCCCGATGGAGTCCAGGAGGTTGAATGTGGAATGGTGATTGCCGCAGACGGTGTGCAGTCCAGCATCGCCAGGAAGGCAGGTCTTGAAACAGGTTTCAGGCCAGCTGACCTCTGCTCCTGTGTCCAGTACGAGGTTGCAGGTGTGGACGTGGACCCTGAAACCATGGAATTCTACTTCGGGAGCCGTTTTGCACCATCAGGTTATCTCTGGGTGTTCCCCAAGGGTGAAGGAAGGGCAAATGTGGGCCTTGGAATACGAAGAAAAAGCTGCTCAGAGAGGGGTCCCCTCAGCTATCTCAACAGGTTCATGGAGGAGAGAGGATTTAAGAGGATAGAATTCAATGCAGGAGCTGTACCTGTTTGCGGACCCATTGAGAGGACCTTCACAGATGGTCTCCTGGTTGTGGGGGATGCCGCCGGACAGGTTGACCCCCTCACCGGTGGTGGGATACACCTTGCAGCTGAATGCGCAAAAATCGCCGGTGAGGTTGCCGCCGAGGCCATTGAATCTGGAAGGGTTGACGGCAGATTCCTCTCAAGGTATGAGATGAGATGGCGCAAAAAGATTGGTAAGAACCTTGAAAGGTCACTCAAATTCAGGAAAATCCTTGATGGGCTCGGTGATGAGGAACTCGATGCCCTGCTGAGATCCCTTGAGGGAAAAGATTTAAGTTCAATTTCAAAGATATCCCTTCTGAGGATTTTAAAGGACTATCCTTCAATGTTAAGGATACTCAGAGATATTCTTTAG
- a CDS encoding 4Fe-4S binding protein — MKHDKSICMRCGACVSVCPFDVLELEYELMVGEGCSECGDCAAVCPVDAIRCYHEI, encoded by the coding sequence TTGAAGCATGATAAATCAATCTGTATGCGGTGCGGTGCCTGTGTTAGTGTCTGTCCATTTGACGTCCTTGAACTCGAATATGAACTGATGGTGGGTGAAGGCTGCAGTGAATGTGGTGACTGTGCTGCGGTCTGTCCAGTGGATGCAATAAGGTGCTATCATGAAATATGA
- a CDS encoding metallophosphoesterase family protein → MEKKIAQISDVHFGEKNFSDQLRKNLLHQLENENPDLIIVSGDLTTEGYSHEYELAAAFVDELRTITSTYTIPGNHDARNVGLIHFEKLIGRRKFVHHDSEFAVIGLDSSEPDINDGQIGMDQLDWLRKELERVPDHLCKIVTFHHHLLPIPNTGRERNILLDSGDLLKLLKEYGVDFVLNGHKHVPNVWMIEGMVTLNSGTATTRKLRGETFPSHNQLRINDDRISVDLINTENGSVREIASYSVRVEDEEYKICSYMHSI, encoded by the coding sequence ATGGAGAAAAAAATTGCCCAGATTTCAGATGTGCACTTCGGTGAGAAGAACTTCTCGGATCAGCTCAGGAAAAATCTTCTACACCAGCTTGAAAATGAGAACCCTGACCTCATAATAGTCTCAGGTGACCTCACAACAGAGGGATACTCACACGAGTATGAACTTGCAGCAGCATTTGTGGATGAACTTAGGACCATCACATCCACCTACACAATCCCCGGCAACCATGATGCAAGGAATGTGGGTCTTATCCACTTTGAGAAGTTAATAGGAAGGAGGAAGTTTGTCCACCACGACTCTGAATTCGCGGTTATAGGCCTTGACTCCTCTGAGCCAGATATAAACGACGGTCAGATAGGAATGGATCAACTTGACTGGCTCAGGAAGGAACTTGAACGTGTTCCTGATCACCTGTGCAAGATAGTCACATTTCACCACCACCTGCTACCCATACCCAACACAGGGCGTGAGAGGAACATCCTCCTGGACTCAGGTGACCTTCTTAAACTCCTGAAGGAATACGGTGTGGATTTTGTGCTCAACGGACACAAGCATGTGCCTAATGTGTGGATGATTGAGGGAATGGTTACACTTAACTCTGGCACAGCCACAACAAGGAAACTGAGGGGTGAGACATTCCCTTCACACAACCAGCTAAGAATAAACGATGACAGGATTTCAGTTGACCTCATAAACACTGAGAACGGCTCAGTGAGGGAAATAGCCAGTTACTCTGTCCGGGTTGAGGATGAGGAATACAAGATATGCTCCTATATGCACTCCATATGA
- a CDS encoding phosphate signaling complex PhoU family protein — MKNKTKNATLKSIIDVILYENPSTQDEIAERLGITRRYVTKLLQPLIREGVVRRAYIVDIKKFDEFPELFGEEVTSREYAGSFFIKEILRDMAQHVCKQLNKSFRSLEEYDEDLANEALKMDYITNTMHEKVRSSVDTAIAMNPYSEFSKTMAFTEIAYDLERIGDHSAIIANFAIKESYEVDPAMMEYLRDMFSIAVEMVKTAMDAFLNEKLELKATLMSLEDDIHRIQKNALNCVATQMAETPFEDKERSTYYISLSRVVKTLERIADISIEIFDTAGEYYRNIPRTTTPERFRRREREES; from the coding sequence ATGAAAAATAAGACAAAGAATGCTACTCTAAAATCGATCATAGATGTCATCCTCTACGAGAACCCGTCCACACAGGATGAAATCGCTGAACGCCTTGGCATAACAAGGAGGTACGTCACCAAGCTTCTGCAGCCCCTCATCAGGGAGGGCGTTGTTAGGAGGGCCTACATTGTGGATATAAAGAAATTTGATGAATTCCCTGAGCTCTTCGGTGAGGAGGTAACCTCGAGGGAATACGCTGGAAGCTTCTTCATAAAGGAGATACTCAGGGACATGGCACAGCATGTGTGCAAACAGCTCAACAAATCCTTCAGGTCCCTGGAGGAGTACGATGAGGACCTTGCAAATGAGGCCCTCAAGATGGACTACATAACAAACACAATGCATGAGAAGGTGCGCTCCTCTGTTGATACTGCAATAGCAATGAATCCCTACTCTGAGTTCAGCAAGACAATGGCCTTTACAGAGATAGCCTATGACCTTGAAAGGATAGGTGACCATTCAGCGATAATAGCAAACTTTGCCATAAAGGAATCCTATGAGGTTGACCCTGCAATGATGGAGTACCTCAGGGATATGTTCTCCATTGCCGTTGAGATGGTGAAAACTGCGATGGACGCCTTTCTGAATGAGAAACTGGAACTGAAGGCAACTCTCATGTCCCTCGAGGATGATATTCACAGGATCCAGAAGAATGCCCTTAACTGTGTCGCCACCCAGATGGCTGAAACACCCTTTGAGGATAAGGAGAGGTCAACCTATTACATATCCCTCTCCAGGGTTGTTAAGACCCTTGAGAGAATAGCAGATATATCCATTGAGATATTCGACACTGCAGGTGAATACTACAGGAACATCCCGAGGACAACCACACCTGAACGCTTCAGGCGGAGGGAGAGAGAGGAGTCCTGA
- a CDS encoding 2TM domain-containing protein, giving the protein MEDDEYKRARKRVEDLKGFYIHISVFTIVNLTLFLINLLSTPGTWWFYWITVFWGIGIIWHAFGVFIGDRFLGKEWEEKKIKEYMEREKRNR; this is encoded by the coding sequence ATGGAAGACGACGAATACAAAAGAGCCAGGAAGAGAGTAGAGGATCTCAAGGGATTTTACATCCACATATCAGTTTTTACAATAGTTAACCTTACACTCTTCCTCATAAACCTCCTCTCAACTCCCGGGACATGGTGGTTCTACTGGATAACAGTATTCTGGGGAATAGGAATAATATGGCATGCCTTCGGAGTTTTTATAGGTGATAGGTTCCTGGGTAAGGAATGGGAGGAGAAAAAGATAAAAGAGTACATGGAAAGAGAAAAGAGGAACAGGTGA